AAATAATTTGAGAGGCGCTATGAGCGATTATGATTTGGCGTTGGATATTGATCCGAATAATTTTATCGGTCATTATAACCGTGGTTTGTTGCGTGCTCGGGTAGGGGATGATAACCGGGCTATTGAAGATTTTGACTTTGTCATCAAGATGGAACCGGATAATATGATGGCTGTCTTTAACCGTGGATTGCTACGTGCTCAAACGGGGGATTATCGTGGGGCAATACAAGATTACACGACCGTTATCAATCAGTATCCGAACTTCCTTGCCGGATATTACCAGCGCTCGGAAGCTCGCAGAAAGATTGGCGACAAGAAAGGAGCGGAGCAGGACGAGTTTAAAGTCATGAAAGCTCAAATAGATAAGCAGAACGGCGTGACGAATAAAGATGTAGCACAGAATAAGGATGAGGAAGACGAAGGTGAAGGCGGAAAGAAGACCCGTAAGAAATCAGATAAGAATATGAATAACTATCGTAAGATAGTGATTGCAGATGATTCTGAGGCTGAACAGCGTTATACAAGTGATTATCGTGGTCGCGTGCAGGATAAGAACGTAAATATAAAACTGGAACCGATGTTCGCTTTGACTTATTATGAGAAGATGAGTGACGTGAAGCGTTCGGTGAACTTCCACAAATATATTGAGGATTTAAACCGTGCGGATGTACTTCCGAAACGTCTTCGCATCACGAATATGGAAGCCCCGTTGACGGAAGAACAGGTGAAAGTGCATTTTGCTTTGATCGATACACATACGTCGGCTATTGTGGAAGATGAGAAAAATGCCTCGAAACGTTTTGCCCGTGCAATTGATTTTTATTTGGTGCAGGACTTCTCGAGTGCGGTTTCTGATTTGACTCAGACTATCTTGTTGGATGGTGATTTCTTCCCGGCATATTTTATGCGTGCATTGATTCGTTGTAAACAGTTGGAATATCAGAAGGCTGAGCAAGCTGTCGAAACAGATGTCGTTTCTGGTGATAATAAGCGTAAAGAGATTACTGCGGTAGATTATGAGGTGGTGAGAAAAGATTTGGATAAGGTGATTGATTTAGCTCCGGATTTTGTATATGCATATTATAATCGTGCCAATGTTTCTGCCATGTTGAAAGATTATCGGGCTGCAATTGTCGACTATGATAAGGCAATTGAATTAAATCCTGATTTTGCAGACGCTTACTTCAACCGTGGATTGACTCATATTTTCTTAGGAAATAATAAACTGGGTATTTCAGATTTGAGTAAAGCCGGTGAGTTGGGGATTGTTTCTGCTTATAA
The Bacteroides caecimuris DNA segment above includes these coding regions:
- a CDS encoding tetratricopeptide repeat protein — protein: MVKRILTVLLLFPTLVCAQINTDRVMTIARNALYFEDYVLSIQYFNQVINAKPYLYEPYFFRALAKLNLEDFQGAETDCDAAIQRNPFVVGAYQIRGLARIRQSKFDGAIEDYKKALHYDPENITLWHNLTLSHIQKKDYDAAKEDLESLLKVSPRYTRAYLMRGEVSLQQKDTIAALNDFNKALELDKYDPDAWSARAIVKLQQAKYAEAEADFNRAIPLSAKNAGNYINRALARFHQNNLRGAMSDYDLALDIDPNNFIGHYNRGLLRARVGDDNRAIEDFDFVIKMEPDNMMAVFNRGLLRAQTGDYRGAIQDYTTVINQYPNFLAGYYQRSEARRKIGDKKGAEQDEFKVMKAQIDKQNGVTNKDVAQNKDEEDEGEGGKKTRKKSDKNMNNYRKIVIADDSEAEQRYTSDYRGRVQDKNVNIKLEPMFALTYYEKMSDVKRSVNFHKYIEDLNRADVLPKRLRITNMEAPLTEEQVKVHFALIDTHTSAIVEDEKNASKRFARAIDFYLVQDFSSAVSDLTQTILLDGDFFPAYFMRALIRCKQLEYQKAEQAVETDVVSGDNKRKEITAVDYEVVRKDLDKVIDLAPDFVYAYYNRANVSAMLKDYRAAIVDYDKAIELNPDFADAYFNRGLTHIFLGNNKLGISDLSKAGELGIVSAYNVIKRFTDQSE